In Corylus avellana chromosome ca2, CavTom2PMs-1.0, the following proteins share a genomic window:
- the LOC132170885 gene encoding histone H1, whose amino-acid sequence MSATEEVAAPAVEQPATEAPAVVEPKQKAEKPVKEKKPKAPKEKKPKQPKTAAHPPYFQMIKEALLALDEKSGSSPYAIAKYMEEKHKQELPSNYKKILGLQLKNSAARGKLIKIKASYKLSEAGKKVTVAKLTNAEKKPKPQPKAKQTTKAKAKAKPTTKAAPKAKAAAAAKKPEVAAKKPETAVKKAPKRKASTKIVGPGPKKPKKSTPSKPKQPKSIKSPAAKRARKAAAK is encoded by the exons ATGTCGGCCACCGAAGAAGTTGCAGCCCCGGCCGTCGAGCAACCGGCGACGGAGGCTCCTGCTGTAGTGGAGCCCAAGCAGAAGGCTGAGAAGCCTGTCAAGGAGAAGAAGCCCAAGGCCCCCAAAGAGAAGAAGCCGAAACAGCCCAAAACCGCTGCTCATCCCCCATACTTCCAG ATGATCAAGGAGGCTCTGTTGGCTCTGGACGAGAAGAGCGGGTCGAGCCCGTACGCCATAGCCAAGTACATGGAAGAGAAGCACAAGCAAGAGCTTCCATCAAACTACAAGAAGATTTTGGGTCTGCAGTTGAAGAACTCGGCCGCGAGAGGGAAGCTCATCAAGATCAAGGCGTCGTACAAGCTCTCTGAGGCGGGCAAGAAGGTCACGGTCGCAAAGCTCACCAACGCAGAGAAAAAGCCCAAGCCCCAACCCAAGGCCAAGCAGACAACCAAGGCCAAGGCCAAGGCCAAGCCGACTACCAAGGCGGCTCCGAAGGCTAAGGCGGCGGCAGCGGCGAAAAAGCCCGAGGTTGCGGCGAAGAAGCCTGAAACCGCCGTTAAAAAGGCACCGAAGAGGAAGGCGAGCACTAAGATTGTTGGGCCTGGGCCCAAGAAGCCCAAGAAGTCGACCCCTTCTAAGCCCAAGCAGCCCAAGTCCATCAAGTCCCCTGCCGCCAAGAGGGCCAGGAAGGCCGCTGCTAAATAA